A portion of the Kineosporia corallincola genome contains these proteins:
- a CDS encoding acetyl/propionyl/methylcrotonyl-CoA carboxylase subunit alpha has protein sequence MSKVLIANRGEIAVRIARACRDAGVASVAVYAEPDRDALHVTVADEAYSLDGTTAAESYLVVDKLLDVAARSGADAVHPGYGFLAENADFATAVIAAGLTWIGPPPAAIDALGDKVKARHIAQRAGAPLVPGTSDPVADAGEVVAFAREHGLPVAIKAAFGGGGRGLKVARTLEEIPELFESATREAVAAFGRGECFVERFLDRPRHVETQCLADRHGNVVVVSTRDCSLQRRNQKLVEEAPAPFLTTAQTAELYRASKAILAEAGYVGAGTCEFLVGPDGTISFLEVNTRLQVEHPVSEEVTGLDLVREQLRVAAGEPLGYDDPAVRGHSIEFRINGEDAGRGFLPQPGTVTRFEAPSGPGVRLDSGVVSGSVIGGGFDSMLAKLIVTGATRRQALERARRALAEFVVEGLPTVLPFHRAVVGDPAFTSEPFGVHTRWIETEFANTIEPWSGVTGTPEDDAGPRERVVVEVGGKRIEVVLPAGLGSATAAPSPKKPARRAKSAKAPAAGGDSLTSPMQGTIVKVAVREGQRLEAGDLVVVLEAMKMEQPLTAHKAGTVTALTARIGGAVTSGAVICELKD, from the coding sequence ATCAGCAAGGTCCTGATCGCCAACCGCGGCGAGATCGCGGTGCGCATCGCCCGCGCCTGCCGTGACGCCGGCGTCGCCTCGGTGGCCGTCTACGCCGAGCCCGACCGCGACGCCCTGCACGTCACCGTGGCGGACGAGGCCTACTCCCTCGACGGCACGACCGCGGCGGAGTCGTACCTGGTGGTGGACAAGCTGCTCGACGTGGCGGCGCGCTCCGGCGCGGACGCGGTGCACCCGGGTTACGGGTTCCTGGCCGAGAACGCCGACTTCGCCACCGCGGTGATCGCCGCCGGGCTGACCTGGATCGGGCCTCCCCCGGCCGCGATCGACGCGCTGGGCGACAAGGTCAAGGCCCGGCACATCGCCCAGCGCGCGGGAGCTCCCCTGGTGCCGGGCACCAGCGACCCGGTGGCGGACGCCGGTGAGGTGGTGGCCTTCGCCCGGGAGCACGGGCTGCCGGTCGCGATCAAGGCGGCCTTCGGCGGTGGCGGCCGGGGCCTGAAGGTGGCGCGCACGCTGGAGGAGATCCCGGAGCTGTTCGAGTCGGCCACCCGGGAGGCGGTCGCCGCGTTCGGTCGCGGCGAGTGCTTCGTGGAGCGGTTCCTGGACCGGCCCCGGCACGTGGAGACGCAGTGCCTGGCCGACCGGCACGGCAACGTGGTGGTGGTCTCAACCCGGGACTGCTCGCTGCAACGGCGTAACCAGAAGCTGGTGGAGGAGGCGCCCGCCCCGTTCCTGACCACCGCGCAGACCGCCGAGCTGTACCGGGCGTCCAAGGCGATCCTGGCCGAGGCCGGTTATGTCGGCGCGGGCACCTGCGAGTTCCTGGTCGGGCCGGACGGGACGATCTCGTTCCTCGAGGTGAACACCCGCCTCCAGGTGGAACATCCGGTGTCCGAGGAGGTCACCGGACTGGACCTGGTGCGCGAGCAGTTGCGGGTCGCGGCCGGGGAACCGCTGGGCTACGACGACCCGGCGGTGCGCGGGCACTCGATCGAGTTCCGGATCAACGGGGAGGACGCCGGTCGCGGCTTCCTGCCCCAGCCCGGCACGGTCACCCGGTTCGAGGCGCCCTCCGGGCCCGGCGTGCGGCTGGACTCCGGGGTGGTGTCCGGGTCGGTGATCGGCGGCGGGTTCGACTCGATGCTGGCCAAGCTGATCGTCACCGGTGCCACCCGGCGGCAGGCCCTGGAGCGCGCCCGCCGGGCCCTGGCCGAGTTCGTGGTGGAGGGCCTGCCCACGGTGCTGCCGTTCCACCGGGCAGTAGTGGGCGACCCGGCGTTCACGTCCGAGCCGTTCGGCGTGCACACCCGCTGGATCGAGACGGAGTTCGCGAACACGATCGAGCCCTGGTCCGGCGTCACGGGTACACCTGAGGACGACGCGGGGCCGCGCGAGCGCGTCGTGGTCGAGGTCGGGGGCAAGCGCATCGAGGTGGTGCTGCCGGCCGGCCTGGGGTCGGCCACGGCCGCGCCGTCCCCGAAAAAGCCTGCCCGCCGGGCGAAATCGGCCAAGGCACCGGCCGCCGGCGGTGACTCGCTGACCTCGCCGATGCAGGGCACCATCGTCAAGGTCGCGGTGCGGGAGGGGCAGCGCCTGGAGGCCGGTGACCTGGTGGTGGTGCTGGAGGCGATGAAGATGGAACAGCCCCTGACCGCGCACAAGGCCGGCACGGTGACGGCGCTGACCGCGCGGATCGGCGGCGCGGTGACGTCCGGCGCGGTGATCTGCGAGCTGAAGGACTGA
- the trxA gene encoding thioredoxin — protein MATTTMTHENHDETVKDGIVLIDFWAEWCGPCKRFGPIFEKVSDQNEDAVFAKVDTEDQQELAAQYGVTSIPTLVVYRDGIPVFGQPGALPEEALKDILSQVRGLDMTEVRTQYEAQLREAGRS, from the coding sequence GTGGCTACTACAACGATGACCCATGAGAACCACGACGAAACGGTCAAGGACGGCATCGTCCTGATCGACTTCTGGGCGGAGTGGTGCGGCCCGTGCAAGCGCTTCGGCCCGATCTTCGAGAAGGTCTCCGACCAGAACGAAGACGCCGTCTTCGCCAAGGTCGACACCGAGGACCAGCAGGAACTCGCCGCGCAGTACGGCGTCACCTCGATCCCGACGCTGGTGGTCTACCGCGACGGCATCCCGGTGTTCGGCCAGCCCGGCGCCCTGCCGGAAGAGGCGCTGAAAGACATCCTGAGCCAGGTGCGCGGGCTCGACATGACCGAGGTGCGCACCCAGTACGAGGCCCAGCTGCGTGAGGCCGGCCGCAGCTGA
- a CDS encoding endonuclease/exonuclease/phosphatase family protein, whose protein sequence is MDGRSPERGSSRGQDGDLTPQPRKTRRELRAEREAAERARTGEQPQHPGTGPQQQFPSQTGEQQIRPRTGPVPRHHTGPTPQVPPGSVGAGGGDAHSGTGWTGAQGGTGGMPRSADQGGLGGLGDRVRTGPPGRRQPRPWDEPEPGDGSGSGPHQTGPQQTPRPWDDPAPAPRQQAPRPWDEPEPDAPRRPKRPGRGPLEERVPLNPTTPFVGVPVGRDDPQAGDGVGRGGADRRPSLAQAAMSTTGMPPREASRRDRPNRLHPGPEDEDYDADEYDDEADDEPDPHQPVDRRRRRRTGLWLTFVALLLALWSATMFVDSASPLLTVPSGLLPLVTIFALPVIAIGVGGKHFVSTGIATVAALLPWAMVAGYASSREAPAGNISSVRVMTVDGNKGSADAGSIAGAAADYSADVVIVTGLTTTLAHDLTVAGLDRDTPPVYVHADGDTTQGIGVWSRLTVSGMAEVEGFTEPTASGVLEAGEARVGLTITQMPGSTLLPGKGWRSDLDRLATQEVEGAETGSLLVGDLKLSPWQPAFRALEKAGWEDAADVAGKGLRPTWPSWSPLPVTPADHLMVDDGVGVSSAATVNIAGSSHRALVTSLDVPTG, encoded by the coding sequence ATGGACGGCCGCTCCCCAGAACGCGGATCAAGCCGCGGGCAGGATGGCGACCTCACCCCGCAGCCCCGCAAGACACGTCGCGAGTTGCGCGCCGAGCGCGAGGCCGCCGAGCGCGCGCGGACCGGCGAGCAACCGCAGCACCCGGGAACCGGTCCGCAGCAGCAGTTCCCGTCGCAGACCGGTGAGCAGCAGATCCGGCCCCGCACCGGCCCCGTCCCCCGGCACCACACCGGCCCGACACCGCAGGTGCCGCCGGGGTCCGTCGGGGCGGGCGGTGGGGACGCCCACTCCGGGACCGGCTGGACCGGTGCCCAGGGTGGGACGGGTGGCATGCCTCGGTCTGCCGATCAGGGTGGGCTGGGCGGCCTGGGTGATCGGGTGCGCACCGGTCCGCCGGGGCGCCGGCAGCCTCGCCCCTGGGACGAACCGGAACCGGGTGACGGGTCAGGATCCGGCCCGCACCAGACCGGGCCCCAGCAGACCCCGCGGCCCTGGGACGACCCCGCCCCCGCCCCTCGCCAGCAGGCCCCCCGTCCGTGGGACGAGCCCGAGCCGGACGCCCCGCGCCGTCCCAAGCGTCCTGGGCGGGGGCCGCTGGAGGAGCGGGTTCCGCTCAATCCGACGACCCCGTTCGTCGGTGTCCCCGTGGGCCGCGACGACCCGCAGGCCGGGGACGGCGTGGGGCGGGGCGGGGCAGATCGTCGTCCATCATTGGCGCAGGCGGCCATGAGCACCACCGGGATGCCCCCGCGCGAGGCGTCGCGCCGGGACCGCCCGAACCGGCTGCACCCCGGCCCCGAGGACGAGGACTACGACGCCGACGAGTACGACGACGAGGCGGACGACGAGCCGGACCCGCACCAGCCCGTCGACCGGCGCCGACGCCGCCGCACCGGCCTGTGGCTGACGTTCGTGGCCCTGCTGCTGGCGCTGTGGTCGGCCACGATGTTCGTGGACTCGGCCTCGCCGCTGCTCACCGTGCCGTCCGGACTGCTGCCGCTGGTCACCATTTTCGCGCTGCCGGTGATCGCGATCGGGGTGGGCGGCAAGCACTTCGTCTCCACCGGCATCGCCACAGTGGCCGCCCTGCTGCCGTGGGCCATGGTCGCCGGCTACGCCTCCTCGCGGGAGGCCCCGGCGGGCAACATCTCCAGCGTGCGGGTGATGACCGTGGACGGCAACAAGGGCTCGGCGGACGCCGGGTCGATCGCCGGCGCCGCCGCGGACTACTCCGCCGACGTCGTGATCGTCACCGGCCTGACCACCACCCTGGCCCACGACCTGACGGTGGCCGGGCTGGACCGCGACACCCCGCCGGTCTACGTGCACGCCGACGGCGACACCACCCAGGGCATCGGGGTGTGGAGCCGGCTGACCGTCTCCGGCATGGCCGAGGTGGAGGGCTTCACCGAGCCGACGGCCTCCGGCGTGCTGGAGGCGGGCGAGGCCCGGGTGGGGCTGACCATCACGCAGATGCCCGGCAGCACGCTGCTGCCGGGCAAGGGGTGGCGTTCCGACCTGGATCGGCTGGCCACCCAGGAGGTGGAAGGGGCCGAGACCGGGTCACTGCTGGTGGGCGACCTGAAGCTGTCGCCGTGGCAGCCGGCCTTCCGGGCGCTGGAGAAGGCGGGCTGGGAGGACGCGGCGGACGTGGCCGGCAAGGGCCTGCGCCCGACCTGGCCGAGCTGGTCGCCGCTGCCCGTGACCCCCGCCGACCACCTGATGGTGGACGACGGGGTGGGAGTCAGCTCCGCGGCGACGGTCAACATCGCCGGCAGTTCTCACCGGGCCCTGGTCACCTCGCTGGACGTGCCGACGGGCTGA
- a CDS encoding putative bifunctional diguanylate cyclase/phosphodiesterase — MVPLLQTAMLLAVAVAVIPATPPDPRTALAVAVPCVLLCTALLLTGSARDAPATPAVSRAWWLLAASYAATAVAVAWWTTSGQDHDRLVLAVTTLGRIGQVGGVVLLLRGRSPRWARSDGLDPVVVVTGATALAVVALELTLANRTGTAGPPPSIAWLPLLVDVVLFVLAVTTMAATSRPLRSQLHRPAVGLLVVAVADLLSFRVSGVPALVSALDAGFGGPAWVGLLALAGHATVGWGAVATGPGRNRLARLTGTRELPSPLPGARGDAPAAIVVAGCAVLVAVSLVVPQAPRIGAGLALVCLVVAVFRTREVLRSDRRRSLGAMPRPHTDALTGLADRRALAEALADRSRGDSGAAGLPRSAGQGTGLLLVDLDNFKDVNEALGHDSGDRLLTAVGARLRTALLPGQMLARLGSDEFAVLLPGAGAARASTIAQSLQAALREPFDVGGSRLHVAASIGIATSPAPGAVPGAADGPPGDLLRRADVALHRAQRARSGQALYDPLGDDGSERLRRTGELRQALARGDIEVHVQPQVDLATGQVVGAEALARWRHPHDGVLLPAAFLPLAEHTGLARPMATLVLDRALEACASWWQAGHRVPVSVNLTADDLRDEELPGRIWAALHRQSLPAAALRVEITEQALLTDPEAAAGLLARWRKAGVSVSIDDFGTGYSSLSYLRQLPVDEVKLDRAFVADLARENTVTIVRHTIAMAHGLQARVVAEGIEDVPTARQLAGLGCDIGQGLVYGAAMTAPEFLARLRAAAPGHQRRN, encoded by the coding sequence GTGGTGCCGCTGCTCCAGACGGCGATGCTGCTCGCGGTGGCCGTGGCGGTGATCCCGGCGACGCCGCCCGACCCGCGCACGGCGCTGGCCGTGGCGGTGCCGTGCGTGCTGCTGTGCACCGCGCTCCTGCTGACCGGATCGGCCCGGGACGCACCGGCGACGCCGGCCGTGTCCCGCGCCTGGTGGCTGCTCGCCGCCAGCTACGCCGCGACCGCCGTCGCCGTGGCCTGGTGGACGACGTCCGGGCAGGACCACGACCGGCTGGTGCTGGCTGTCACCACCCTCGGCCGGATCGGGCAGGTGGGCGGGGTGGTTCTGCTGCTGCGCGGCCGCTCTCCGCGCTGGGCCCGCAGCGACGGGCTGGATCCCGTGGTGGTGGTCACCGGCGCCACCGCCCTCGCCGTGGTCGCGCTGGAACTCACGCTGGCCAACCGCACCGGCACGGCCGGACCACCGCCCTCGATCGCCTGGCTGCCGCTGCTGGTCGACGTGGTGCTGTTCGTGCTGGCCGTGACCACGATGGCCGCGACCAGCCGGCCCCTGCGCTCGCAGCTTCACCGGCCGGCGGTGGGACTGCTCGTGGTCGCCGTCGCCGATCTGCTGAGCTTCCGGGTCAGTGGTGTGCCGGCCCTGGTCTCCGCGCTCGACGCCGGTTTCGGCGGTCCGGCCTGGGTCGGTCTGCTCGCGCTGGCCGGACACGCCACGGTCGGCTGGGGCGCCGTCGCCACCGGACCGGGCCGGAACCGCCTCGCCCGCCTGACCGGCACCCGGGAGCTGCCCTCGCCACTGCCCGGCGCCCGCGGCGACGCCCCGGCCGCGATCGTGGTGGCCGGTTGCGCGGTGCTGGTCGCGGTGTCGCTGGTGGTGCCGCAGGCCCCCAGGATCGGGGCCGGCCTCGCTCTGGTCTGCCTGGTGGTCGCGGTGTTTCGCACCCGGGAGGTGCTGCGGTCCGACCGGCGGCGCAGCCTGGGCGCGATGCCCCGGCCGCACACCGACGCACTGACCGGGCTGGCTGACCGCCGGGCCCTGGCCGAGGCTCTGGCCGACCGTTCCCGGGGCGACTCCGGCGCGGCCGGCCTGCCCCGTTCCGCCGGCCAGGGCACCGGGCTGCTGCTGGTCGACCTGGACAACTTCAAGGACGTGAACGAGGCCCTCGGCCACGACAGCGGCGACCGGCTGCTGACGGCGGTGGGCGCCCGGTTGCGCACCGCCCTGCTGCCGGGGCAGATGCTCGCGCGGCTGGGCAGCGACGAGTTCGCCGTGCTGCTGCCCGGCGCCGGGGCGGCCCGGGCGAGCACGATCGCGCAGAGTCTTCAGGCCGCGCTGCGGGAGCCGTTCGACGTCGGCGGCTCCCGGCTGCACGTGGCCGCGAGCATTGGCATCGCCACCAGCCCCGCACCCGGCGCGGTGCCCGGCGCGGCCGACGGGCCACCCGGTGATCTGCTGCGCCGCGCCGACGTGGCCCTGCACCGGGCTCAGCGCGCCCGCAGCGGTCAGGCGCTCTACGACCCGCTCGGTGACGACGGCAGCGAGCGCCTGCGTCGCACCGGTGAACTACGCCAGGCGCTGGCCCGCGGCGACATCGAGGTGCACGTGCAGCCCCAGGTCGACCTGGCGACCGGGCAGGTGGTGGGGGCCGAGGCGCTGGCCCGCTGGCGGCATCCGCACGACGGGGTGCTCCTACCGGCCGCCTTCCTGCCGCTGGCCGAGCACACCGGGCTGGCCCGGCCGATGGCCACGCTGGTGCTGGACCGGGCGCTGGAGGCCTGCGCGTCGTGGTGGCAGGCCGGCCACCGGGTGCCGGTCAGTGTCAACCTGACCGCCGACGACCTGCGTGACGAGGAACTGCCGGGCCGGATCTGGGCGGCGCTGCACCGGCAGTCGCTGCCGGCCGCGGCGCTGCGGGTGGAGATCACCGAGCAGGCGCTGCTGACCGACCCGGAGGCGGCGGCAGGTCTGCTGGCCCGGTGGCGCAAGGCCGGGGTGTCGGTGTCGATCGACGACTTCGGCACCGGGTACTCGTCACTGTCGTACCTGCGTCAGCTGCCGGTGGACGAGGTGAAGCTGGACCGGGCGTTCGTGGCCGACCTGGCCCGGGAGAACACCGTGACGATCGTGCGGCACACCATCGCGATGGCCCACGGCCTCCAGGCCCGGGTGGTCGCCGAGGGGATCGAGGACGTGCCGACCGCCCGGCAGCTCGCCGGTCTGGGTTGCGACATCGGCCAGGGGCTGGTCTACGGGGCGGCGATGACGGCGCCGGAATTCCTCGCCCGGCTGCGCGCTGCGGCCCCGGGACACCAGCGACGGAACTGA
- a CDS encoding Maf family protein produces the protein MSIHVSLTLASASPARLSTLRAAGIEPTVRVSAVDEPAVLAATGITDPEDVSLLLARAKAEDVASAVQREYFDSDEDDDVAAPGLVLGCDSVLDLDGVALGKPADAADAVRRWKDMRGRSGRLCTGHWLVDLRDEEDGGTGGTLGAVSVTTVYFAKVTDAEIEAYVATGEPLAVAGAFTVDGLGGPFVTGIEGDFHGVVGVSLPLVRDLARDLGVAWPSLWTPRS, from the coding sequence GTGAGTATCCATGTGTCCCTGACCCTTGCCTCCGCCTCGCCGGCCCGGCTGTCCACCCTGCGCGCCGCCGGGATCGAGCCGACCGTGCGGGTCTCGGCCGTCGACGAACCGGCCGTGCTGGCCGCCACCGGGATCACCGACCCGGAAGACGTCTCGCTCCTGCTGGCCAGGGCGAAGGCCGAGGACGTGGCCTCGGCCGTCCAGCGCGAGTACTTCGACAGCGACGAGGACGACGACGTGGCCGCGCCCGGCCTGGTGCTCGGCTGCGACTCGGTGCTGGATCTGGACGGGGTCGCCCTGGGCAAGCCCGCCGACGCCGCGGACGCGGTGCGGCGCTGGAAGGACATGCGCGGACGCAGCGGCCGGCTGTGCACCGGCCACTGGCTGGTCGACCTGCGCGACGAGGAGGACGGTGGCACCGGGGGCACGCTCGGGGCGGTCTCGGTGACCACGGTGTACTTCGCCAAGGTCACCGACGCCGAGATCGAGGCCTACGTGGCGACCGGCGAGCCGCTCGCGGTGGCCGGGGCCTTCACCGTGGACGGCCTGGGCGGGCCGTTCGTCACCGGGATCGAGGGGGACTTCCACGGCGTCGTGGGGGTGTCACTGCCGCTGGTGCGCGACCTGGCCAGGGACCTGGGCGTCGCCTGGCCCTCACTCTGGACGCCCCGCTCCTGA
- a CDS encoding acyl-CoA carboxylase subunit epsilon, whose amino-acid sequence MLEDDAAGPVLRVVRGNPTPEELAALLAVMTAVRAAGSADPGSGGPGSGSGGPGSRQVGSSGVGSGSAWNDRAALVRRPVAHGAGVWRASGWSR is encoded by the coding sequence ATGCTTGAGGACGACGCCGCCGGCCCGGTACTGCGTGTCGTGCGCGGGAATCCTACGCCGGAGGAACTGGCCGCGCTCCTGGCGGTGATGACTGCCGTGCGGGCTGCGGGGTCGGCCGACCCTGGTTCTGGCGGGCCTGGTTCCGGCTCTGGCGGGCCTGGTTCCCGTCAGGTCGGATCGAGTGGGGTCGGATCGGGGTCGGCCTGGAACGACCGGGCGGCCCTGGTGCGGCGGCCGGTTGCGCACGGGGCGGGGGTGTGGCGGGCTTCGGGGTGGTCACGGTGA
- a CDS encoding acyl-CoA carboxylase subunit beta yields MSSEPNIHTTAGKLADFHRRTDEAVHAGSARAVEKQHARGKQTARERLEALLDPGSFVELDALARHRSTAFGVDARRPYGDGVITGHGTIDGRQVCVFSQDVTVFGGSLGEVYGEKIVKVQDLAIRTGVPLIGINEGGGARIQEGVVSLGLYAEIFARHVKASGVIPQISLIMGAAAGGHVYGPALTDFVVMVDQTSHMFITGPDVIRTVTGEEVTFEELGGARTHNTLSGNAHHLGADEKDALEYVRALVSYLPDNNLSDPPETGFAAEDFELDEELDSFVPDSANQPYDMHTVIEHILDDGEFLEVQALFAPNILVGFGRVEGRPVGVVANQPMQFAGCLDINASEKAARFVRTCDAFNVPVLTLVDVPGFLPGTDQEWNGIIRRGAKLLYAYAEATVPLVTLITRKAYGGAYDVMGSKHLGADVNLAWPTAQIAVMGAQGAVNILYRNELRKVADEGGDVEAARQAFVTDYEDTLANPYIAAERGYVDAVIQPARTREHVARALRALRTKRDQALPRKHGNIPL; encoded by the coding sequence ATGTCGTCCGAGCCCAACATCCACACCACCGCCGGCAAGCTGGCCGACTTCCACCGCCGGACGGACGAGGCGGTGCACGCCGGATCGGCCCGTGCGGTGGAGAAGCAGCACGCCCGGGGCAAGCAGACGGCCCGGGAGCGGCTGGAGGCCCTGCTCGACCCGGGGTCGTTCGTGGAGCTGGACGCCCTGGCCCGGCACCGCTCGACGGCGTTCGGGGTGGACGCCCGCCGGCCCTACGGCGACGGCGTGATCACCGGCCACGGCACGATCGACGGCCGCCAGGTGTGCGTGTTCAGCCAGGACGTCACGGTTTTCGGCGGTTCGCTGGGTGAGGTCTACGGCGAGAAGATCGTCAAGGTGCAGGATCTGGCGATCCGCACCGGCGTCCCGCTGATCGGCATCAACGAGGGCGGTGGCGCGCGCATCCAGGAGGGTGTGGTGTCGCTCGGCCTGTACGCCGAGATCTTCGCCCGGCACGTGAAGGCGTCGGGGGTGATCCCGCAGATATCGCTGATCATGGGCGCGGCCGCGGGCGGGCACGTGTACGGGCCGGCGCTGACCGACTTCGTGGTGATGGTCGACCAGACCTCGCACATGTTCATCACCGGCCCGGACGTGATCAGAACCGTGACCGGGGAAGAGGTCACGTTCGAGGAGCTGGGCGGGGCCCGCACCCACAACACGCTCTCCGGCAACGCCCATCACCTGGGCGCCGACGAGAAGGACGCCCTGGAGTACGTGCGCGCCCTGGTGTCGTACCTGCCCGACAACAATCTCTCCGATCCGCCGGAAACTGGTTTCGCCGCAGAGGATTTCGAGCTCGACGAGGAGCTGGACTCGTTCGTCCCGGACTCCGCCAACCAGCCGTACGACATGCACACGGTGATCGAGCACATCCTCGACGACGGCGAGTTCCTGGAGGTGCAGGCGCTTTTCGCGCCGAACATCCTGGTCGGGTTCGGCCGGGTGGAGGGCCGCCCGGTGGGGGTGGTGGCCAACCAGCCGATGCAGTTCGCCGGGTGCCTCGACATCAACGCCTCGGAGAAGGCGGCCCGGTTCGTGCGCACCTGCGACGCCTTCAACGTCCCGGTGCTCACCCTGGTCGACGTGCCCGGTTTCCTGCCCGGCACCGACCAGGAGTGGAACGGCATCATCCGGCGCGGGGCGAAGCTGCTGTACGCCTACGCCGAGGCCACGGTCCCGCTGGTCACGCTGATCACCCGCAAGGCGTACGGCGGGGCGTACGACGTGATGGGCTCCAAGCACCTCGGCGCCGACGTCAACCTGGCCTGGCCGACCGCGCAGATCGCGGTGATGGGGGCGCAGGGGGCGGTGAACATCCTGTACCGCAACGAACTCCGGAAGGTGGCGGACGAGGGCGGCGACGTGGAGGCGGCCCGCCAGGCGTTCGTCACCGACTACGAAGACACCCTGGCCAACCCGTACATCGCGGCCGAGCGCGGTTATGTCGACGCGGTGATCCAGCCCGCCCGCACCCGCGAGCACGTGGCCCGGGCGCTGCGCGCGCTGCGGACCAAACGGGATCAGGCGCTGCCGCGCAAGCACGGCAACATCCCTTTGTGA
- a CDS encoding biotin--[acetyl-CoA-carboxylase] ligase yields the protein MSSGPWTDLERPPLRQAALRSALAVGADTWRTIDVVAETASTNADLVARAQAGEEAGAVLIADSQNGGRGRLGRAWTVPPRSALTFSVLLRPAAPVETWGWLSLVAGVAVTDALVRVCGLPASLKWPNDVLVPATGPAPADYAGGRLKIAGILAEASGPAVVIGIGLNVTQDASELPVPTATSLRLAGSATTDRDTVLRAVLRALARRLGEFERAVTTGDGAGRSGVAAAYRERCSTIGATVRAELPGGISRVGLADGVDDDGRLLLRLPGGSTQALAAADVVHVRNPETA from the coding sequence ATGTCGTCAGGACCATGGACCGATCTGGAGCGCCCCCCACTGCGTCAGGCCGCCCTGCGCAGCGCTCTCGCCGTCGGCGCGGACACCTGGCGCACGATCGACGTGGTCGCGGAGACCGCCTCCACCAACGCCGACCTGGTCGCCCGGGCCCAGGCCGGCGAGGAGGCCGGGGCCGTGCTGATCGCCGACAGCCAGAACGGCGGACGCGGTCGGCTGGGGCGTGCCTGGACCGTCCCGCCACGCTCCGCGCTCACCTTCTCGGTGCTCCTGCGCCCGGCCGCCCCGGTCGAGACCTGGGGCTGGCTCAGCCTCGTCGCGGGGGTGGCCGTCACCGACGCGCTGGTCCGGGTCTGCGGTCTTCCGGCGTCCCTCAAATGGCCCAACGACGTGCTGGTACCCGCCACCGGGCCGGCCCCCGCCGACTACGCGGGCGGCCGGCTGAAGATCGCGGGCATCCTGGCCGAGGCGAGCGGCCCGGCGGTGGTGATCGGGATCGGCCTCAACGTCACCCAGGACGCCTCCGAGCTGCCGGTGCCCACCGCCACCTCGCTGCGCCTGGCCGGCTCCGCCACCACCGACCGCGACACCGTGCTGCGGGCCGTCCTGCGTGCCCTCGCGCGCCGTCTCGGCGAGTTCGAAAGAGCAGTCACCACCGGGGACGGCGCGGGCCGCTCCGGTGTGGCCGCCGCCTACCGCGAGCGTTGCTCCACGATCGGGGCCACCGTGCGGGCCGAACTGCCCGGCGGCATCAGCCGCGTCGGGCTGGCCGACGGGGTGGACGACGACGGCCGGCTGCTGCTGCGGCTGCCCGGCGGTTCCACCCAGGCGCTCGCGGCAGCAGACGTTGTTCATGTTCGCAACCCGGAAACGGCATGA
- a CDS encoding PH domain-containing protein produces MGFPTRLLADDEQLVLVLRRHIKVIAWPILLFILLLALIGASFLLGQPVVTMIAAGVGLLIALKWVLWPIVVWWNQTYVITTKRLILREGVFNRSGHDMPLSRLNDVSFEHSLIERMLGCGSLKVENAGENGQLLLTDIPKVEIVQRTLYELSDDLRGVEGRPLDPALARSLDDAFDEEYRGPEASDTPEDHGRK; encoded by the coding sequence ATGGGCTTCCCTACGCGTCTGCTGGCGGACGACGAACAACTCGTTCTGGTTCTGCGTCGTCACATCAAGGTGATCGCCTGGCCGATCCTTCTGTTCATCCTGCTCCTCGCCCTGATCGGGGCGTCCTTCCTGCTGGGCCAGCCCGTCGTCACGATGATCGCGGCCGGGGTCGGCCTGCTGATCGCCCTGAAGTGGGTGCTGTGGCCGATCGTGGTCTGGTGGAACCAGACCTACGTGATCACCACCAAGCGGCTGATCCTGCGGGAGGGCGTGTTCAACCGGTCGGGGCACGACATGCCGCTGTCCCGCCTCAACGACGTCTCGTTCGAGCACAGCCTGATCGAGCGCATGCTCGGCTGCGGCAGCCTCAAGGTCGAGAACGCCGGCGAGAACGGCCAGCTCCTGCTCACCGACATCCCGAAGGTCGAGATCGTGCAGCGCACCCTCTACGAACTGTCCGACGACCTGCGCGGCGTCGAGGGCCGGCCGCTCGACCCGGCCCTGGCGCGCTCGCTCGACGACGCGTTCGACGAGGAGTACCGCGGTCCCGAGGCCTCCGACACCCCTGAGGATCACGGACGCAAGTGA